From Pseudomonas sp. StFLB209, a single genomic window includes:
- a CDS encoding CheR family methyltransferase, which translates to MADALKLPGLGDSEFRHLQKLMAEASGIQMADNKRPLVAGRLMKRLRHYRLDSFTAYLRMIEQPLYRQERRLVVDLLTTNETYFFREHPHFDCLGEWLTRQRGPLRLWSAACSSGEEPYSMAMVLSEHATTKDWSITASDLSLSMLRKAQEGIYDISQAKYFPEGWLQRYCLSGVGDMSGRFRVQAALRERLNLREVNLVQPLVEDLGLFDAIFLRNVLIYFDGEEKRRIVQRIVGQLRPGGLLFIGHAESIHGLQLPLRLIQPSVYECL; encoded by the coding sequence ATGGCCGATGCACTGAAGCTGCCGGGGCTCGGCGACAGCGAGTTCCGCCACCTGCAAAAGCTCATGGCCGAGGCCTCGGGGATCCAGATGGCCGACAACAAACGGCCACTGGTGGCGGGGCGGTTGATGAAACGCCTGCGTCATTACCGGCTCGACAGTTTCACCGCGTACCTGCGCATGATCGAGCAGCCGCTGTACCGTCAGGAGCGCCGGCTGGTGGTGGACTTGCTGACCACCAACGAGACCTACTTTTTTCGTGAACACCCGCACTTCGATTGCCTGGGCGAGTGGCTGACCCGTCAGCGCGGGCCGTTGCGGCTATGGAGCGCGGCCTGCTCGTCGGGCGAAGAGCCTTACAGTATGGCCATGGTGCTCAGCGAACACGCCACCACCAAAGACTGGTCGATCACCGCCAGCGACCTGAGCCTGAGCATGCTGCGCAAGGCCCAGGAAGGTATCTACGACATCAGCCAGGCCAAGTACTTTCCTGAAGGCTGGCTGCAGCGCTATTGCCTGAGCGGGGTTGGCGACATGAGCGGGCGCTTTCGGGTCCAGGCGGCGCTGCGTGAGCGCCTGAACCTGCGCGAAGTCAACCTGGTCCAGCCGCTGGTCGAGGACCTGGGCCTGTTCGATGCGATTTTTCTGCGCAATGTGCTGATCTACTTCGATGGCGAGGAAAAGCGCCGCATCGTGCAGCGCATCGTTGGTCAGTTGCGTCCCGGCGGACTTCTGTTCATCGGCCACGCCGAAAGCATCCATGGCCTGCAATTACCGCTCAGGCTGATTCAACCCTCGGTATACGAATGTCTGTAA
- a CDS encoding chemotaxis protein CheW, which yields MNLAQSSDSSFDAAHALSVQHLSFRVRDAAYALPIDLVREIIEYHDVTSVPMMPAFIHGVINLRGNVVPVLDLAARFGFELTRPDKRTCIVIIDLAMEEHHQRIGLVVDAVDAVLDIDPQLVVPPPPFGAGIRTDFIAGMARNEQSFTIILNVAQVLSLDDIRQLSLAVSKGS from the coding sequence ATGAACCTTGCCCAGAGCTCCGATTCATCGTTCGACGCGGCTCACGCGCTGAGCGTGCAGCACCTGTCATTTCGGGTCCGTGACGCCGCCTACGCGCTGCCGATCGACCTGGTGCGGGAAATCATCGAGTACCACGACGTCACCTCGGTACCGATGATGCCCGCCTTCATTCACGGGGTGATCAACCTGCGCGGCAACGTGGTGCCGGTGCTGGACCTGGCAGCGCGGTTCGGCTTCGAGCTGACCCGCCCTGACAAGCGCACCTGCATCGTGATCATTGACCTGGCGATGGAAGAGCATCATCAGCGCATCGGCCTGGTGGTCGACGCGGTGGATGCGGTGCTGGACATCGACCCGCAACTGGTGGTGCCGCCACCGCCATTCGGTGCCGGGATCCGTACCGACTTCATCGCCGGCATGGCCCGTAACGAGCAGAGCTTCACGATCATCCTCAATGTTGCGCAGGTGCTATCGCTCGACGATATCCGCCAGCTCAGTCTTGCCGTGAGCAAGGGCAGCTGA
- a CDS encoding methyl-accepting chemotaxis protein yields MQFIRNMKIGLRLTLGFLVVVALTIVIGLIGIRNLDQVNSLSDRMYEVDIEGMTQLQEANIQLVTVGRSLRGALLATNQADREKMLSSTLTALDLTRQQIVKGRENFLTKESLERYDQMNAPFTEYETLVKQLVNISRSSSQFQEANEITELLPKAVASGDVIDRMLGEMVAHKKNRAGEANTEITNIYLDSRVQMIGLLVAATLLGMLIGVLVTRSITKPLNDAVVAANRMAAGDLSQDVQVNSKDETGQLLASMQNMAVRLRSILGDVRSAADALSSASEQVSSTSQSLSQAANEQAASVEQTSASVEQMSASIAQNTESAKITDGIAGKAANDAVQGGGAVGDTVLAMKQIADKISIIDDIAYQTNLLALNAAIEAARAGDHGKGFAVVAAEVRKLAERSQVAAQEIGQVASSSVQLAEQAGRLLNEIVPNIQKTSDLVQEITAASQEQSGAAGQINIAMGQMNQITQQNASASEELAATAEEMNAQAGQLQELIGFFRFDENAANRPLPRVNDTFSGGTPPSWSRGKSQVDEGQFVSFG; encoded by the coding sequence ATGCAGTTCATTCGAAACATGAAGATAGGCTTGAGGTTGACCCTGGGCTTTCTGGTGGTGGTGGCACTGACCATCGTCATCGGCCTGATCGGTATCCGCAATCTGGACCAGGTCAACTCGCTGTCAGACCGTATGTATGAGGTCGATATCGAAGGCATGACCCAACTTCAGGAAGCCAACATTCAATTGGTTACCGTAGGCCGATCACTGCGTGGTGCCTTGTTGGCCACCAATCAGGCTGATCGCGAGAAAATGCTCAGCTCCACATTGACGGCGCTGGACCTGACCCGCCAGCAGATCGTCAAGGGTCGCGAGAATTTCCTGACCAAAGAAAGCCTGGAACGCTACGACCAGATGAATGCGCCGTTCACCGAATATGAAACGCTCGTCAAACAACTGGTCAACATCAGCCGCAGCTCCAGCCAGTTCCAGGAAGCTAATGAAATCACTGAATTGTTGCCCAAAGCCGTGGCCAGCGGTGACGTGATTGATCGTATGCTGGGTGAAATGGTCGCGCATAAAAAGAATCGTGCAGGCGAAGCCAACACTGAAATCACCAACATCTATCTCGACTCGCGCGTGCAGATGATTGGCCTGCTGGTCGCCGCGACCCTGTTGGGCATGCTGATCGGCGTGCTGGTCACCCGCAGCATTACCAAACCGCTCAACGATGCCGTGGTCGCTGCCAACCGCATGGCCGCCGGTGATCTGAGCCAGGACGTGCAGGTCAACAGCAAGGACGAAACCGGCCAGCTGCTGGCCTCAATGCAGAACATGGCGGTGCGCCTGCGCAGCATTCTCGGCGACGTGCGCAGCGCTGCCGATGCGCTGTCTTCAGCCTCCGAGCAAGTCAGCTCTACCTCGCAGTCGCTGAGCCAGGCCGCCAACGAACAGGCCGCCAGTGTCGAGCAGACCAGCGCCTCGGTCGAGCAGATGTCAGCCTCCATCGCCCAGAACACCGAGAGCGCCAAGATCACTGACGGGATTGCCGGCAAAGCGGCCAACGATGCCGTACAGGGTGGCGGCGCCGTGGGCGACACGGTGCTGGCCATGAAGCAGATTGCCGACAAGATCAGCATCATCGACGACATCGCCTACCAGACCAACCTGCTGGCGCTTAACGCGGCCATCGAAGCGGCCCGTGCCGGCGACCACGGCAAAGGCTTTGCGGTCGTGGCTGCCGAAGTGCGCAAGCTGGCCGAACGCAGCCAGGTGGCCGCTCAGGAAATCGGTCAGGTCGCCTCCAGCAGCGTGCAACTGGCCGAACAGGCCGGCCGCCTGCTCAACGAAATCGTGCCCAATATCCAGAAAACCTCCGACCTGGTTCAGGAAATCACTGCAGCCTCGCAGGAACAGAGCGGCGCAGCCGGGCAGATCAATATCGCCATGGGCCAGATGAACCAGATCACCCAGCAGAACGCCTCGGCCTCGGAAGAGCTGGCCGCCACCGCCGAAGAGATGAACGCCCAGGCCGGCCAGTTGCAGGAGTTGATCGGCTTCTTCCGCTTCGACGAGAACGCAGCCAACCGGCCACTGCCACGGGTTAACGACACCTTCAGCGGCGGCACCCCGCCGTCTTGGTCGCGTGGCAAGAGTCAGGTCGACGAAGGCCAGTTCGTCAGCTTCGGCTGA